In the Candidatus Eisenbacteria bacterium genome, one interval contains:
- a CDS encoding sigma-70 family RNA polymerase sigma factor, with translation MANGDATVARLWLWARKARATNWEARFAEELPRVYNFFRYRVGPGPVAEDLTAITFEKAWKARDRYREDRAGFETWLFAVARNVAIDHFRSSRVSVPIEDVSDLPGGPTPEEIAERRSNEDRLGILLLRRTERERELLALKYGAEFTNREIARLTGLSESNVGTILHRAVEALRAEWEQEGA, from the coding sequence ATGGCGAACGGTGACGCGACCGTCGCGCGCCTCTGGCTCTGGGCCCGAAAGGCGCGCGCGACGAACTGGGAAGCGCGATTCGCGGAAGAGCTCCCGCGGGTCTACAACTTCTTCCGTTACCGGGTGGGGCCTGGCCCGGTGGCCGAGGACCTCACCGCCATCACCTTCGAGAAGGCCTGGAAGGCCCGGGACCGGTACCGGGAGGACCGGGCGGGATTCGAGACCTGGCTCTTCGCCGTGGCCCGGAACGTGGCCATCGACCACTTCCGGAGCTCGAGGGTTTCGGTTCCGATCGAGGACGTGTCGGACCTCCCGGGAGGTCCGACGCCCGAAGAGATCGCGGAGCGCCGTTCCAACGAGGACCGGCTCGGGATTCTGCTCCTGCGCCGTACCGAGCGGGAGCGGGAGCTCCTGGCACTCAAGTACGGCGCCGAGTTCACGAACCGGGAAATCGCCCGGCTGACCGGCCTCAGCGAATCGAACGTCGGCACGATCCTCCACCGTGCGGTGGAGGCCCTTCGGGCCGAGTGGGAGCAGGAAGGAGCTTGA